The following are encoded together in the Sebastes fasciatus isolate fSebFas1 chromosome 14 unlocalized genomic scaffold, fSebFas1.pri SUPER_14_unloc_3, whole genome shotgun sequence genome:
- the LOC141763567 gene encoding uncharacterized protein LOC141763567 — MVEAIRQLSDGLMQLEDKLKLESLKQQQDDGEKEIKEEKDEEKEKEHREVKRKEQTDNRSMQEADMYELKETGHTPELTAEHDGKEVPVKRQTAANRKPPLQKSRSQEAESRQQLYGERSTSYCSVHTFSLSCSPVEANRRVHAIHSQSLPPATPPPSAIGPSFSDIQREFQRKEVVSASCGSNMTPLQDASAGGLSEAELQQQEVMTEDSLSNDEYDCASPDDISLPPLAETPESNMVQSDVEEGFSSSSHGVHVNQYSRQSEHSGAGAATGAVRPQRESSQTENCPTPPTGRHSSTRFRSESSSFVQSPLTVPPPSLLTSTLCSILKTGKTSTANVPQSADLSLGAPEPSFPSGSNPVHKSNPPDSSSNKDKDVPEKRSPSHSDPLLTEDSNQPQMRTGTRGKINQNVASKGETSPQTDLITQIPSYQPQPFKGPDPDLHKDKTPPQDTRFLKCSTTFSQNRTAVCQDNRFPRSFLDSERGLHQDINSSQTRKETSPVSKPKGDRLTNTSTSKITQYFQSSSSDSHSTVQQASSRLCSPQESPLSHSETLPQGGKVECLRVFGLTDPVLTRDTGLLKSCVTCLQTTTILPQDGGLSQSYLDSKSGLDQDVPSSQTSKETSSVSVPRSSSLTTDTTVKQTVYCQSSPPNSHCTLAQASSSLRSQQDRPFSECSGGLPEVQTPVPPEPNSISNISISSSNRFSSKQSHQTVYSLHESLTSTCTQQCVHDPGMTPSSPARPAAPPQPEPQTQALAQQANLHVTLRSSPPHLLTPDQDPNICQPMAIREEIRLTPQIQGPPRPAPPPPPQAQAESLPQGKASKPGPPCFTRPLSRATVMEGSPVTLEVEVTGHPEPTLTWCKDGEASAGATATATGPGRALLPHEDGKDFLFIPEASDSDGGSYEARAADRRDGSGDEWLVAEVFDIISVDWQTWFGTLCVLLWLLYLVLL; from the exons ATGGTGGAGGCCATCAGACAGCTGAGTGACGGACTGATGCAGCTGGAGGACAAACTCAAG CTGGAGAGTctgaaacagcagcaggacgacggagagaaagagataaaggaagagaaagacgaagagaaagagaaggaacacaGAGAGGTGAAGAGGAAGGAGCAGACAGATAACCGCAGCATGCAGGAGGCCGACATG TACGAGCTGAAGGAGACGGGCCACACCCCCGAACTGACCGCCGAGCATGATGGGAAGGAGGTTCCCGTGAAGAGGCAGACGGCGGCCAATAGGAAGCCTCCGTTACAGAAGAGCCGCAGTCAGGAGGCAGAGAGCAG acagcagctgtaCGGCGAGAGGTCGACCTCCTACTGCTCCGTTCACACCTTCAGCCTCTCCTGCTCCCCAGTGGAGGCCAACCGACGGGTCCACGCCATACACAGCCAATCGCTGCCTCCGGCCACGCCCCCTCCCTCTGCGATTGGCCCGTCGTTCTCTGACATCCAGAGGGAGTTTCAGAGGAAGGAAGTGGTCTCCGCTTCCTGTGGTTCGAACATGACTCCGCTTCAG GATGCATCAGCAGGAGGCCTGTCGGAGGCGGAGCTCCAgcaacaggaagtgatgacaGAGGACTCTCTCTCCAATGATGAATACGATTGTGCGTCGCCTGACGACATTTCCCTGCCGCCGCTGGCGGAGACACCAGAGTCCAACATGGTTCAGTCAGACGTTGAGGAGGGCTTCAGTTCCAGTTCCCACGGCGTCCACGTCAACCAGTACAGCCGCCAGTCAGAGCACAGCGGCGCCGGTGCTGCTACCGGTGCAGTCCGACCACAGAGAGAGTCCAGCCAGACGGAGAACTGTCCAACTCCTCCAACCGGCCGTCACAGCAGCACCAG GTTCAGATCAGAGTCCAGTTCGTTCGTTCAGAGTCCGCTGACAGTTCCTCCTCCAAGCCTCCTCACCAGCACTCTGTGCAGCATCCTGAAGACCGGAAAGACCAGCACAGCCAACGTCCCCCAGAGTGCTGACCTCTCCCTGGGCGCCCCTGAACCGAGCTTCCCCTCTGGATCTAACCCAGTCCACAAGAGCAACCCTCCAGACAGCTCTTCCAACAAGGACAAGGATGTCCCTGAGAAGAGGAGCCCCTCACACTCTGATCCCTTATTAACGGAGGACAGCAACCAGCCTCAGATGAGGACAGGTACCCGGGGTAAGATCAACCAAAATGTTGCATCCAAAGGGGAGACGTCGCCACAGACTGATCTCATTACCCAGATCCCCAGCTATCAACCTCAGCCCTTTAAAGGTCCAGACCCTGATCTCCACAAGGACAAGACCCCTCCACAAGACACTAGGTTCCTCAAATGCAGCACTACTTTCTCTCAAAACAGAACTGCCGTTTGTCAAGATAACAGATTTCCACGGTCCTTCCTTGACTCCGAGAGAGGACTCCATCAGGACATAAACTCCTCCCAAACTAGGAAGGAAACATCCCCAGTCTCCAAACCTAAAGGGGACCGTCTCACCAACACCAGCACCAGTAAAATTACTCAGTACTTCCAGTCCTCCTCTTCAGACAGTCATAGCACCGTGCAACAGGCAAGCAGCAGGCTCTGTTCACCCCAAGAAAGCCCCTTATCCCACAGTGAGACCTTGCCACAGGGAGGCAAGGTCGAGTGTTTGCGAGTGTTTGGCCTCACAGACCCTGTTCTGACCCGAGACACTGGGCTCCTCAAATCCTGTGTAACTTGCCTCCAAACCACCACAATCCTCCCTCAAGACGGCGGTCTTTCACAGTCTTACCTGGATTCCAAGAGTGGCCTTGATCAGGATGTACCTTCCTCCCAAACCAGCAAAGAGACCTCCTCAGTCTCCGTGCCCCGAAGCAGCAGCCTAACCACGGACACGACTGTCAAACAAACCGTTTACTGCCAGTCCTCCCCTCCAAACAGCCATTGCACCTTGGCACAGGCTAGCAGCAGTCTCAGGTCCCAGCAAGACAGACCCTTCTCCGAGTGTAGCGGAGGTCTACCTGAGGTCCAGACCCCCGTTCCCCCAGAGCCAAACAGCATCAGCAACATCAGTATATCCAGCAGTAATAGATTCAGCAGCAAGCAGAGCCACCAGACAGTCTACTCCCTCCACGAGTCCTTGACCTCCACCTGTACCCAGCAGTGTGTGCATGACCCAGGCATGACCCCCAGCAGCCCTGCCAGGCCCGCTGCCCCCCCACAGCCTGAACCACAGACCCAAGCTTTGGCTCAGCAGGCTAATCTGCATGTCACCCTCCGTTCCTCTCCACCCCATCTACTAACTCCAGACCAAGACCCAAACATTTGTCAGCCTATGGCCATCCGCGAGGAGATCAGGCTTACTCCTCAGATCCAGGGGCCTCCCcgtcctgctcctcctcctcctccccaggCCCAGGCAGAGTCTCTTCCCCAGGGAAAAGCCTCTAAACCTGGACCTCCCTGCTTCACCAGGCCCCTGTCTAGGGCCACCGTCATGGAGGGCTCTCCGGTGACGCTAGAGGTGGAGGTGACGGGACACCCAGAGCCCACGCTCACCTG GTGTAAAGATGGAGAGGCGTCAGCCGgtgccaccgccaccgccaccggcCCGGGCCGAGCGCTGCTTCCCCACGAGGACGGGAAAGACTTCCTGTTTATCCCAGAGGCGTCGGACTCAGACGGCGGGTCCTACGAGGCCCGGGCTGCCGACCGGCGTGACGGCAGCGGTGATGAGTGGCTGGTGGCCGAAGTGTTTGACATCATCAGTGTGGACTGGCAGACCTGGTTCGGTACTCTGTGCGTCCTGCTGTGGCTGCTCTACCTGGTTCTACTCTAA